TAAAGTTTCTCTATACAATATCTTGCTGTCTATATTCTTATATTTCTCATCAGTATCGGGAAAGTGAGTCCCAATATCTTCTAATCCGGCAGCACCTAATAATGCATCGCAAATAGCGTGTAACAAAGCATCTGCATCTGAGTGGCCAAGCAAGCCTTTTTCGTGGGGAATAGTTACACCACCCAGCACAAATGGTCTACCTTCAACCAACTGATGAACATCAAAACCAAATCCAACTTTAACTTTTGCAGACATAAATTTATGTTTAAAAAGGTATTCTAACTGAGACTTACACCCGTACTAAAACTTGTAGAAAATAGCTTCAAACGTAAATCTTTTCCCGGGC
Above is a genomic segment from Chitinophagaceae bacterium containing:
- a CDS encoding 2-C-methyl-D-erythritol 2,4-cyclodiphosphate synthase yields the protein MSAKVKVGFGFDVHQLVEGRPFVLGGVTIPHEKGLLGHSDADALLHAICDALLGAAGLEDIGTHFPDTDEKYKNIDSKILYRETLGLITQKGFKIGNIDATVVLEKPKLKPFIPQLRKSISELSNIEITDVTVKATTNEKMGFIGRKEGVAVYAVCLLYV